In one Helicobacter ibis genomic region, the following are encoded:
- a CDS encoding TolC family protein produces the protein MFRILILFCFIVNCFAESSLYELIQNAKNNPLIQAKIAQHQALKQEKNALYSNYLPKIAAGYNYQNTTNADLFYPKEAEGFFVEGSFDLFDGFKREGKIKIQDSKVESSYFDYLDTQEKVFLEIITKYYSLLIAKSKQEALMNQQLELQENLKKQDILYDAGLIQQDSLEAIRSQFLQNSYNLENIKVEISIYKENLSLLSGIEIVDINKDSKLKEVEANNKLPNYLLSQRHYVRGVESSKNLYTYLPTITIFNKYTNYNYGTRNIPTLPFSFDIQDPKYQNVFGISVSFTIFDSFATSFAKESARLNALAANTEYAYNVDKNNKDRIISKNALHSAKEKIKWATSALKSAQISHSYAREKFNAQLIDYTEYLSSLTSLFNAQFFFDESYFSYEIQKAKFLYVNGENLEEYL, from the coding sequence ATGTTTAGAATATTGATACTTTTTTGTTTTATTGTTAATTGCTTTGCTGAATCTAGTCTGTATGAACTTATACAAAATGCAAAAAATAATCCCCTAATACAAGCAAAAATCGCCCAACATCAAGCACTAAAGCAAGAAAAAAATGCACTATATTCTAACTATCTCCCAAAAATAGCTGCTGGTTATAACTATCAAAATACCACAAATGCTGATTTATTCTATCCTAAAGAGGCAGAGGGATTCTTTGTTGAGGGTTCATTTGATTTATTTGATGGATTTAAAAGAGAAGGAAAAATAAAAATTCAAGATTCAAAAGTAGAATCTTCTTATTTTGATTATTTAGACACGCAAGAGAAGGTATTTTTAGAAATAATAACCAAGTATTATTCATTGCTTATTGCAAAAAGTAAGCAAGAAGCATTAATGAATCAACAATTAGAGTTGCAAGAAAATCTAAAAAAACAAGATATTTTATATGATGCTGGATTGATACAACAAGATAGCTTAGAGGCAATAAGGTCGCAATTTTTGCAAAATTCTTATAACTTAGAAAATATAAAGGTGGAGATAAGCATATATAAGGAGAATTTGAGCCTTCTTAGTGGGATAGAGATTGTTGATATAAATAAGGATTCTAAGCTAAAGGAAGTTGAAGCAAATAATAAGCTACCAAATTATTTGCTATCACAGAGACATTATGTAAGGGGCGTTGAATCTTCTAAGAATCTATACACATATCTGCCTACAATAACTATTTTTAATAAATACACAAATTATAACTATGGCACACGCAACATACCTACACTGCCATTTAGCTTTGATATACAAGATCCAAAGTATCAAAATGTATTTGGTATTAGTGTTAGTTTTACTATTTTTGATTCTTTTGCTACTTCTTTTGCTAAAGAGAGTGCTAGATTAAACGCACTAGCAGCAAATACAGAGTATGCATATAATGTAGATAAAAATAATAAAGATAGAATAATTTCCAAAAATGCCCTCCATTCAGCCAAAGAAAAGATAAAATGGGCAACTTCAGCACTAAAATCAGCACAAATATCTCATAGCTATGCAAGAGAAAAATTCAATGCTCAACTAATAGACTATACAGAGTATTTAAGCTCCCTAACATCATTGTTTAATGCACAATTTTTTTTTGATGAATCTTATTTTTCCTATGAGATACAAAAGGCGAAATTCTTGTATGTAAATGGGGAAAATTTAGAGGAGTATTTGTGA
- a CDS encoding efflux RND transporter periplasmic adaptor subunit — MRYVVVFVMFFGVALCEGIYATFHIQPIKKATLSLSSSGIIKEIFVDVGSHVKKGDKLLALKNDDLKASVEVSLALLEGARIQHSFLKDQFLRYEKSKEAIDKNTFEKIATQYKTSLYELKKAESNYKLQKELLEKSILYAPFSGVISEKFVEVGDGIGAISSKLFILESKEKKALIEFDSKYFTQVKVGNKLENNISKNPITINKIYPSINDKTKKAIAEGEFLESIPSGIFGDGFIQP, encoded by the coding sequence GTGAGATATGTTGTTGTTTTTGTTATGTTTTTTGGCGTAGCGTTATGTGAGGGGATTTATGCTACATTCCATATACAACCGATAAAAAAGGCAACTTTAAGTCTATCTAGTAGTGGAATTATAAAAGAGATATTTGTAGATGTAGGAAGCCATGTAAAAAAGGGAGATAAATTATTGGCTTTAAAAAATGATGACTTAAAAGCTAGTGTAGAAGTGTCATTGGCACTTTTGGAGGGGGCTAGGATACAACATAGCTTTTTAAAAGATCAATTTTTGCGTTATGAAAAATCAAAAGAAGCAATAGATAAAAATACCTTTGAAAAAATCGCAACCCAATATAAAACAAGTCTATATGAGCTAAAAAAAGCAGAATCTAATTATAAGCTACAAAAAGAATTATTAGAAAAATCAATCCTTTATGCTCCATTTAGTGGTGTGATTTCAGAAAAATTTGTAGAAGTTGGCGATGGCATTGGTGCTATATCTAGTAAGCTATTTATTTTAGAATCTAAAGAAAAAAAGGCTTTAATAGAATTTGATTCTAAGTATTTTACACAAGTAAAAGTTGGCAATAAATTAGAAAATAATATAAGCAAAAATCCAATTACTATAAATAAAATATATCCAAGTATAAATGATAAAACAAAAAAGGCAATAGCCGAAGGGGAGTTTTTAGAATCTATACCTAGTGGTATTTTTGGAGATGGATTTATACAACCATGA